A DNA window from Methanocorpusculum sp. contains the following coding sequences:
- a CDS encoding KH domain-containing protein: MTQEVKIPNDRIGAIIGKGGETRKFLEKMLHVTLEVDSQSGLIEIINKEDSLSEIRAMEVIKAIGRGFSPERAKKLLDDDDMILTLIDISDIADTPQKLARIRGRIIGREGKAREQIENMTGALVSVYGKTVGIIGMPDQMNDAHTAVTMLINGSDHSTVFNFLDRKKKEAKLDVLNYYY; this comes from the coding sequence ATGACACAAGAAGTAAAGATCCCCAACGACAGAATCGGCGCAATCATCGGAAAAGGCGGCGAGACCAGAAAATTTCTGGAAAAAATGCTCCACGTGACCCTCGAGGTCGACAGCCAATCCGGTCTTATTGAGATCATAAACAAAGAGGATTCCCTCTCAGAGATCCGTGCGATGGAAGTCATCAAAGCGATCGGACGAGGATTCTCACCCGAGCGGGCAAAGAAACTGCTCGATGACGACGACATGATCCTGACCCTGATCGATATTTCAGATATCGCCGACACCCCCCAGAAACTTGCAAGGATCAGAGGAAGGATCATCGGCCGTGAAGGAAAAGCACGGGAACAGATCGAAAACATGACCGGGGCCCTCGTTTCCGTATACGGGAAAACCGTCGGCATCATCGGCATGCCGGATCAGATGAACGATGCCCACACCGCGGTAACCATGCTCATAAACGGCTCGGATCACAGCACCGTCTTTAACTTCCTGGATCGCAAAAAGAAGGAAGCAAAGCTGGACGTTCTGAACTATTATTACTAA
- the cgi121 gene encoding KEOPS complex subunit Cgi121, whose product MTMKIFSGKLDVENVADTLKKINSIGKETGSVIVLFDAAKIAGKPHIESAVMHAKRSFSEGKNIARTLSMEILVYASGQRQCSLAPRFGLQKGQNQVYVLILDGDVERAEEEIRGLIEESNEVTATRETLKKEFDISEEEIGVVGEDRIGELVIERVAMLDAWR is encoded by the coding sequence ATGACGATGAAGATTTTTTCAGGAAAACTGGATGTTGAAAATGTTGCAGACACGCTGAAAAAGATAAACAGTATCGGCAAAGAGACTGGATCGGTGATCGTTCTTTTCGACGCAGCAAAGATCGCCGGAAAACCCCACATTGAGTCGGCTGTGATGCATGCGAAGAGGTCCTTTTCCGAAGGAAAAAATATCGCCCGTACCCTTTCGATGGAGATCCTGGTGTATGCTTCAGGGCAGAGACAGTGTTCTCTTGCACCGAGATTCGGACTGCAGAAAGGACAAAACCAGGTCTATGTTCTGATCCTTGACGGCGATGTCGAGAGAGCGGAAGAAGAGATCCGGGGACTCATCGAAGAATCAAATGAAGTGACGGCAACGAGAGAGACCCTCAAAAAGGAGTTTGACATCTCCGAAGAGGAGATCGGCGTTGTCGGCGAGGACCGGATCGGCGAACTTGTAATAGAACGTGTCGCGATGCTCGATGCATGGCGATAA
- a CDS encoding molybdenum cofactor biosynthesis protein B, producing the protein MSREHREDISVKAAVITVSTTRTEKTDLSGKIIQETFENAGIPVISLIIVKDDIGEIRSAVMGALGSANCIVVNGGTGLTHDDCTIEAVSPLFIKTMDGFGELFRQKSYAQVGNSVILSRAAAGINNGRAIFCIPGSPKAVKLAAEEIIIPEIVHILTHANQ; encoded by the coding sequence ATGTCAAGGGAACACCGGGAAGATATTTCAGTTAAGGCAGCTGTGATCACTGTCTCAACGACCCGCACGGAAAAAACCGATCTCTCTGGAAAGATCATCCAGGAAACATTCGAAAACGCAGGGATCCCTGTTATCTCACTGATAATCGTTAAAGATGACATTGGCGAAATCAGATCAGCTGTTATGGGAGCGCTTGGTTCTGCCAACTGTATCGTCGTGAACGGGGGTACAGGTCTTACACATGATGATTGCACGATCGAAGCCGTGTCCCCACTCTTCATAAAAACGATGGACGGATTCGGCGAACTCTTCCGTCAGAAAAGTTATGCCCAGGTTGGAAATTCGGTTATCCTTTCCCGCGCTGCTGCCGGTATCAATAACGGCCGTGCGATCTTCTGCATCCCAGGTTCCCCCAAAGCGGTCAAACTGGCAGCTGAAGAGATCATCATCCCGGAAATCGTCCATATTCTGACCCATGCAAATCAGTGA
- a CDS encoding ATP-dependent DNA helicase, producing MKINEMPIPNHLREAYLKNGIEELYPPQAECVNAGLFDRKNILAAIPTASGKTLIAEMAMQKEIAEGGKCLYIVPLKALASEKYEDFSGKSVKVGIATGDPDQRDEYLGRYDIIVATSEKTDSLIRNKAGWLKNITLLVVDEIHLIGDDSRGGTLEMVIAQLRFQNPEMQIIGLSATMGNPESLAKWLDAALITSEWRPVDLREGVYYNGAIHFHGAERLLETPKKDDDLNLLLDTINEGGQCLVFVSSRRSAEAYAKRAAITLKRSSPALDELSKRIAKADTTASGKNLALAVKSGAAFHHAGLPREARGAVEEGFRNGDILCISSTPTLAAGLNLPARRVIIRDYQRYERGVGMNPIPVLEYRQMAGRAGRPRLDPYGEAVLIAKEKHDVDRLFEEFIDAPAEDISSQCQKENELRSHLLALITSGFAQTGDEVKGFMEKSFYASQKSVHRRLDKNIEKTLAYLEKSGMVEKEGDAIHGTLFGALTSRLYLDPESAMMIKDGLAGKKFTAFGMLHLLCMTPDMFRFYLKASDEKFVDKILKERGDELLLEDISEEFFAAIKTALVAEEWISEIGEDSICERFGVGAGDIHAVVENLRWLMHAAGRICHEFASGCDNEMRDLELRVSHGVKEELLPLISLKGIGRVRARRLFDRGITSPEGLMAAEEHEVVSILGATIAKNVLEQAGRKSAKKIRPDTEREETEEMQTEKKPQATLFDFGE from the coding sequence ATGAAAATAAACGAGATGCCGATCCCAAATCACCTGCGCGAGGCGTATCTGAAAAATGGGATCGAGGAACTCTATCCTCCCCAGGCCGAGTGTGTAAATGCGGGTTTATTCGACCGGAAAAATATTTTAGCCGCCATTCCTACGGCTTCCGGAAAAACTCTCATCGCAGAGATGGCGATGCAGAAGGAAATTGCAGAGGGAGGAAAGTGTCTCTACATAGTCCCTCTCAAAGCCCTTGCTTCGGAAAAATACGAAGATTTCAGCGGCAAATCTGTGAAGGTCGGGATCGCGACCGGGGACCCGGACCAGCGCGACGAGTACCTTGGCCGGTACGACATCATCGTAGCAACATCTGAGAAGACCGATTCGCTGATCAGGAACAAAGCCGGGTGGCTGAAAAACATCACTCTTCTCGTCGTTGACGAGATCCACCTGATCGGCGACGATTCCCGGGGCGGGACCCTGGAGATGGTGATCGCGCAGCTGAGGTTCCAGAACCCGGAGATGCAGATCATCGGCCTGTCCGCCACGATGGGAAATCCGGAAAGCCTTGCAAAATGGCTGGATGCCGCCCTCATCACGAGCGAATGGCGACCGGTCGATCTCCGGGAGGGAGTCTATTATAACGGAGCGATCCATTTCCACGGAGCGGAACGGCTGCTCGAGACCCCGAAAAAGGATGACGATCTCAATCTCCTTCTGGATACGATAAATGAAGGCGGGCAGTGTCTCGTGTTCGTCTCATCACGGCGTTCTGCCGAGGCATACGCCAAACGGGCGGCGATAACGCTGAAAAGATCCTCGCCCGCGCTCGATGAACTTTCAAAACGCATCGCCAAAGCCGACACGACCGCGTCCGGAAAAAATCTCGCCCTTGCGGTAAAATCCGGAGCGGCGTTCCACCACGCAGGCCTCCCACGTGAAGCGAGAGGGGCCGTCGAAGAAGGATTTAGAAACGGAGACATCCTCTGCATCTCATCGACCCCGACGCTTGCCGCAGGACTGAACCTGCCTGCACGGCGGGTGATCATCCGGGATTATCAGAGGTATGAACGGGGAGTCGGCATGAACCCTATCCCGGTCCTCGAATACCGTCAGATGGCGGGACGGGCCGGCAGACCGCGACTCGATCCGTACGGCGAGGCAGTCCTCATCGCCAAAGAAAAACATGACGTTGACCGGCTGTTCGAAGAGTTCATCGATGCCCCGGCAGAGGATATTTCTTCCCAGTGTCAGAAAGAGAACGAACTCAGAAGCCATCTCCTCGCACTCATCACCTCGGGTTTTGCACAGACCGGGGATGAGGTCAAAGGATTCATGGAAAAATCCTTTTATGCAAGCCAGAAGTCCGTTCACCGGCGTCTCGATAAAAACATCGAGAAGACGCTTGCATATCTGGAAAAGTCCGGGATGGTCGAGAAGGAGGGAGATGCGATCCACGGGACCCTCTTTGGAGCGCTGACGTCCCGGCTCTATCTCGATCCCGAATCCGCCATGATGATCAAAGACGGCCTTGCCGGGAAAAAGTTCACGGCTTTTGGGATGCTGCATCTTCTCTGCATGACCCCGGATATGTTCAGATTCTATCTGAAAGCCTCGGACGAGAAGTTCGTGGATAAGATCCTCAAGGAGAGAGGGGATGAACTCCTGCTCGAAGATATCTCCGAGGAGTTCTTTGCGGCGATCAAGACGGCGCTCGTTGCCGAGGAGTGGATCTCCGAGATCGGCGAGGACTCCATCTGCGAGCGGTTCGGCGTAGGCGCCGGCGATATCCATGCAGTGGTCGAAAACCTCAGATGGCTCATGCATGCGGCAGGCAGGATCTGTCATGAGTTCGCCTCCGGCTGTGATAACGAGATGCGGGATCTCGAACTCAGAGTTAGCCACGGAGTGAAAGAGGAGCTCCTCCCCTTGATCTCGCTCAAAGGCATCGGACGTGTTCGAGCCCGGAGACTCTTCGACCGGGGAATCACGAGCCCGGAGGGGCTCATGGCCGCAGAAGAGCATGAGGTCGTCTCGATCCTCGGAGCGACCATCGCGAAAAACGTTCTTGAACAAGCCGGCCGCAAATCAGCGAAAAAGATCCGGCCTGATACAGAAAGAGAAGAGACCGAAGAGATGCAGACCGAGAAAAAACCGCAGGCAACCCTGTTTGATTTTGGAGAGTGA
- a CDS encoding GNAT family N-acetyltransferase — MQISDPPLLLTPVQTAEQIQEVAELAETIWTEHYTSLIGSAQVSYMIEKFQSAPAITEQIRQGYRYYLMKCDGISVGYTAILSQPMEKSLFLSKIYVEKSYRGRHFTSQTVAVLKEICRKEGLTKIRLTVNKGNHTSIAVYEHLGFIKVRDVVTEIGEGYVMDDHIMEATI, encoded by the coding sequence ATGCAAATCAGTGACCCACCCCTGTTGCTTACACCAGTTCAAACCGCTGAGCAGATTCAGGAAGTTGCCGAGCTTGCAGAAACCATCTGGACTGAACACTACACCTCGCTGATCGGCTCCGCACAGGTTTCCTATATGATAGAAAAATTCCAGTCGGCTCCTGCGATCACCGAGCAGATCCGGCAGGGATACAGGTATTATCTGATGAAGTGCGATGGTATTTCTGTTGGATATACAGCCATCCTTTCACAGCCGATGGAAAAATCGCTCTTTCTTTCAAAGATCTATGTGGAAAAATCCTACCGCGGCAGGCATTTTACCTCGCAAACAGTTGCAGTTCTCAAAGAGATCTGCAGAAAAGAAGGACTCACAAAAATCCGGCTGACGGTGAACAAAGGAAATCACACCTCCATCGCCGTGTATGAACATCTGGGATTCATCAAAGTCCGTGACGTCGTGACAGAAATCGGGGAAGGATATGTCATGGACGATCACATCATGGAAGCAACCATCTGA